A window of the Helianthus annuus cultivar XRQ/B chromosome 4, HanXRQr2.0-SUNRISE, whole genome shotgun sequence genome harbors these coding sequences:
- the LOC110898715 gene encoding calphotin-like gives MASSSDTGVSETLDPMAIVSDDEILSEGEVYTSDTTSTDDDDFQPFALPDIAPLADGPVDGDEVQPTDGILAGDLPLVEIHASAPLAAFPVEDLPLDVVSDDDIDLFEGPLRTIMRAPMEEDPSDSPGPDSFEFVVSTTLHDRGMQHYPPCGDSDIAMLAAPGSPHEFEIDHEFEDEFDPVFPPGFDPDHEIEFILIDQPLEAPVAHIDQFLDIPADLGMDFVDREPVVSPEPVIAPDPVPVHDPVPVDAPALAPPIDDIPIVAPPMADVPIAPTVADVPIAPPVADVPIVDAPALASLVVDHAPFATHVDPRYADTRNGWIDDDDYPPFVLPVTPPIAPVSAPIDVPLFHPHTSDVHRTDLPITFLQDIPPPRPGEGSSRQQPAFVPPISSAVPFISQFPHTAPSFVPSSEPFLCSPNVMPLSDPYHPFHVGYTIEDILISLQLQQDALSRRTQELERAPRPPPCHCQTSFAVPHTPLPLSPDSNVRFLTPEQRIAYLLRVIHALEEDWVHMRRLLFSYLPPPPPPPA, from the exons ATGGCTTCTTCTTCTGATACTGGAGTATCAGAAACATTGGACCCCATGGCGATTGTATCGGACGATGAGATACTATCCGAGGGAGAGGTTTACACGTCGGATACCACAAGcacggatgatgatgacttccagccgtttGCCCTGCCAGACATTGCACCTTTAGCCGACGGTCCTGTTGATGGGGATGAGGTTCAGCCCACTGATGGCATTCTAGCTGGGGATCTACCTCTTGTTGAGATCCATGCTTCTGCTCCACTTGCCGCATTCCCCGTAGAGGATTTGCCACTGGATGTTGTGTCCGATGACGACATCGATCTTTTCGAGGGTCCCCTGAGGACGATCATGAGG GCTCCTATGGAGGAGGATCCTTCTGATTCACCTGGTCCAGACTCGTTCGAGTTTGTGGTGTCCACTACCTTGCACGACCGGGGCATGCAGCACTACCCTCCTTGCGGTGACTCAGACATAGCGATGTTAGCTGCACCTGGTTCACCCCACGAGTTTGAGATTGATCATGAGTTCGAGGACGAGTTTGATCCAGTTTTTCCTCCTGGTTTTGATCCCGATCACGAGATCGAGTTTATTCTTATTGACCAGCCCTTGGAGGCACCAGTGGCTCATATTGATCAGTTTCTTGATATACCTGCCGACCTTGGTATGGACTTTGTCGACCGTGAGCCTGTCGTGTCACCAGAGCCTGTTATTGCTCCTGATCCTGTACCGGTGCACGACCCTGTTCCTGTGGATGCACCAGCCCTTGCACCACCTATTGATGATATTCCCATTGTTGCGCCACCAATGGCGGATGTTCCTATTGCGCCAACAGTGGCGGATGTTCCTATTGCGCCACCAGTGGCGGATGTTCCTATTGTTGATGCACCCGCTCTTGCATCACTTGTCGTCGACCATGCACCATTCGCCACACATGTCGACCCTCGATACGCTGACACACGTAACGGGTGGATCGACGATGATGATTATCCCCCGTTCGTGCTACCAGTCACTCCTCCTATAGCACCTGTTTCCGCACCTATTGATGTTCCCCTTTTCCACCCACACACCTCTGATGTCCATCGCACCGACCTTCCCATCACATTCCTCCAGGACATTcctccaccacgtcctggggAGGGCTCGTCGAGGCAGCAGCCTGCCTTTGTACCACCTATATCATCAGCTGTTCCATTCATTTCTCAGTTTCCCCATACTGCACCATCTTTTGTACCTTCGAGCGAGCCGTTTCTATGTTCGCCCAATGTTATGCCATTATCAGACCCGTACCACCCTTTTCATGTGGGGTACACGATAGAGGACATACTCATCTCCCTACAGCTACAGCAGGACGCACTGAGTCGTCGCACTCAGGAGTTAGAGAGAGCTCCACGTCCTCCCCCATGCCACTGTCAGACTTCTTTTGCCGTACCACACACTCCCCTCCCGCTATCCCCTGATTCGAATGTTCGTTTCCTTACACCTGAGCAACGTATTGCCTATTTGCTGCGCGTTATTCATGCCCTTGAGGAGGATTGGGTGCACATGCGCCGTTTGCTTTTCTCTTatcttcctcctcctcctccgccaccagCGTAG